One Paraburkholderia sp. IMGN_8 DNA window includes the following coding sequences:
- a CDS encoding DUF5594 family protein, with protein sequence MSPESAAQFDQQFAPRIAEAIAACFATTVRTEVLPYRGHGRPTRVRIHAAPLEGLRHYPHPLNLYLTWDSDEIERLMGTGGQARFARYLAALPRKLEAWRHVRELDFLSHTQAEAVTLIGGLDFES encoded by the coding sequence ATGAGTCCAGAGAGTGCCGCCCAGTTCGATCAACAGTTCGCGCCTCGCATTGCCGAGGCTATCGCGGCCTGTTTCGCCACGACTGTGCGCACCGAGGTGCTGCCTTATCGCGGGCACGGACGCCCGACGCGCGTGCGCATTCACGCCGCACCGCTCGAAGGCCTGCGCCACTATCCTCATCCGCTGAACCTGTATTTGACGTGGGATAGCGACGAGATCGAACGGCTGATGGGGACGGGAGGGCAGGCGCGCTTCGCCCGCTATCTGGCAGCGCTGCCGCGCAAGCTCGAAGCATGGCGCCATGTGCGCGAACTGGATTTTCTCTCACATACGCAGGCTGAAGCGGTGACGCTGATCGGCGGACTCGACTTCGAGTCGTAA
- a CDS encoding LysR family transcriptional regulator, with protein sequence MDVNSLTLLVDILDAGNLSEAARRLKMSRANVSYHLNQLERSIGLQLVRRTTRRVEPTEIGLQLYEHGRTIQNALLAAHESVTTLGQSLQGRVRLSVPSGYGQLVMSEWLIAFKRLYPGIVLDVMFENRVEDLMRDEVDIAVRVMSEPPQNLVARDMGSVSYVACASPAFAESHGMPEKLDDLRTAPLITAAVVGKQLRVAAYLRDERHEVLLEPAIISENFLFLRQAVLAGLGVGLVPDYVVQEDLRRGDVVTALDEWRLSIFGTNMYMLYMPNRHHTRAAATFIEFVLEQARGSGRG encoded by the coding sequence ATGGACGTCAATTCGCTGACCTTGCTGGTGGACATTCTCGATGCAGGCAACCTGAGCGAAGCTGCACGCCGGCTGAAAATGAGCCGCGCGAACGTGAGTTACCACCTGAACCAACTTGAGCGCTCGATCGGGCTGCAACTGGTGAGGCGCACCACGCGCCGGGTCGAGCCGACTGAAATCGGTCTGCAGTTGTATGAGCACGGCCGCACGATTCAAAACGCGCTGCTGGCTGCGCACGAATCGGTTACTACGCTCGGGCAAAGCTTGCAGGGGCGGGTGCGGTTAAGTGTGCCTAGCGGTTATGGGCAACTGGTGATGTCGGAGTGGCTGATTGCGTTCAAGCGTCTTTATCCGGGAATCGTGCTGGATGTGATGTTCGAGAATCGCGTCGAGGATTTGATGCGCGATGAGGTCGATATCGCTGTAAGGGTGATGTCGGAGCCGCCGCAGAACCTTGTCGCGCGCGATATGGGGTCGGTGAGTTATGTCGCTTGTGCTTCGCCGGCTTTTGCTGAGAGCCATGGCATGCCGGAGAAGCTTGACGATCTGCGGACCGCGCCGCTGATTACCGCGGCAGTCGTCGGCAAGCAGTTGCGCGTGGCGGCTTATCTGCGCGATGAGCGGCATGAGGTGCTGCTGGAGCCTGCGATTATTTCCGAGAATTTTTTGTTTTTACGGCAGGCAGTGCTTGCTGGTCTCGGTGTGGGGCTTGTGCCCGATTATGTGGTGCAGGAGGATTTGCGGCGCGGTGATGTGGTGACTGCACTCGATGAGTGGCGGTTAAGCATCTTCGGCACGAATATGTACATGCTGTATATGCCTAATCGGCATCACACTCGGGCTGCTGCGACTTTTATTGAGTTTGTGTTGGAGCAGGCGAGGGGGAGCGGGAGAGGGTGA
- a CDS encoding PLP-dependent aminotransferase family protein: protein MSSPTHHWIKRLADIRKPAYLAIPDLIEEDLATGRLRPRDRLPGLRDLALELALNYTTVARAYAEARKRGLLDSRAGSGTFVRGRTATLPLTGGSSIEMSMNTPPEPPDYAARLRDSAARLMTDSDPYALLRYQDFGGSPADKDAGAEWLKRRVPHCDAQNVLVCPGIHSALVALVSQLARPGATICLDTLAYPGIKAIAAQLGVRLQALPRDDEGPLAHAFEALCKTDKPSAFYCNPTLQNPSTLTLTHKRREALADVALRYSVPIIEDDAYAMLPQSAPDALASFAPELTYYVTGLSKSLGAGLRVAHLHAPTPRQTQRLAGALRATTVMASPFTVTLATQWLADGTALDMLNAIRNESRARQAIASRMLEAWPYEAHPDGFHLWLPVLVESGWSASELALQLRNQGIAAVAGAAFSTDGNPPNAMRVCLGGSKTRDECEEALRIVGETLDHPHHLHSPVM from the coding sequence ATGAGCAGCCCGACACACCATTGGATCAAACGCCTCGCCGATATCCGCAAACCGGCTTACCTCGCGATTCCCGATCTGATCGAAGAAGATCTCGCCACCGGACGCCTGCGTCCGCGCGACCGTTTGCCGGGCCTGCGCGATCTCGCGCTGGAACTCGCGCTGAACTACACCACCGTGGCGCGCGCGTATGCCGAAGCGCGAAAGCGCGGCCTGCTCGACTCGCGCGCCGGCAGTGGCACTTTCGTGCGCGGCCGCACGGCCACCTTGCCGCTGACCGGCGGCAGCAGCATCGAGATGTCGATGAATACGCCGCCCGAACCGCCCGACTACGCCGCGCGTTTGCGCGACTCGGCCGCCAGGCTGATGACCGACAGCGATCCGTACGCGTTGCTGCGCTATCAGGACTTCGGCGGCTCGCCCGCCGACAAGGACGCCGGCGCCGAGTGGCTGAAGCGGCGCGTGCCGCATTGCGACGCGCAGAACGTGCTGGTGTGTCCCGGCATCCACAGCGCACTGGTGGCGCTCGTCTCGCAGTTGGCGCGCCCCGGCGCCACGATCTGCCTCGACACCCTCGCCTATCCCGGCATCAAGGCAATCGCCGCGCAACTCGGCGTGCGTCTGCAAGCATTGCCACGCGACGACGAGGGTCCGCTCGCCCATGCATTCGAAGCGCTCTGCAAGACCGACAAACCGAGCGCGTTCTACTGCAATCCGACACTGCAAAACCCAAGCACGCTGACGCTCACGCATAAACGCCGCGAAGCGCTGGCCGATGTCGCGCTGCGCTATAGCGTCCCGATCATCGAAGACGACGCCTACGCGATGCTGCCGCAGAGCGCGCCCGATGCGCTCGCGAGCTTCGCGCCCGAACTCACCTACTACGTGACGGGTTTGTCGAAAAGTCTCGGCGCCGGTTTGCGGGTTGCGCATCTGCATGCGCCGACGCCGCGCCAGACGCAGCGTCTGGCCGGTGCGCTACGCGCGACAACCGTAATGGCGAGCCCATTCACCGTCACGCTCGCGACGCAATGGCTCGCCGACGGGACCGCGCTCGATATGCTCAACGCGATCCGCAATGAATCGCGCGCACGCCAGGCGATTGCTTCGCGCATGCTCGAAGCATGGCCTTACGAAGCGCATCCAGACGGCTTTCATCTATGGTTGCCGGTGCTGGTCGAAAGCGGTTGGAGTGCCTCCGAACTCGCGTTGCAACTGCGCAATCAGGGCATCGCTGCGGTCGCGGGCGCGGCGTTTTCTACCGACGGCAATCCGCCCAACGCGATGCGCGTGTGTCTCGGCGGCTCGAAGACGCGCGACGAGTGCGAAGAAGCGCTGCGCATCGTGGGCGAAACGCTCGACCATCCGCATCATCTGCATTCGCCGGTGATGTAA
- a CDS encoding MSMEG_0572/Sll0783 family nitrogen starvation response protein, which produces MPAVNKPLHQKGDYLVDYEEKVFEDVKAEPGEKALVTFHTVAFEGSIGFVNLLQATRLQRKGFETSVLLYGPGVTLGLQRGFPTLGDEAFPGHLNFNKQLMKFMEEGGKVYACRFALQALYGHGEASLIEGIRPISPLDVLDIQLLHRKDNALIIHTWTV; this is translated from the coding sequence ATGCCAGCCGTCAACAAACCGCTGCATCAGAAAGGCGATTACCTTGTCGACTACGAAGAGAAAGTCTTCGAAGACGTGAAGGCCGAACCGGGCGAGAAGGCGCTCGTCACGTTTCACACGGTCGCCTTCGAAGGGTCGATCGGCTTTGTCAATCTGTTGCAGGCCACGCGTCTGCAACGCAAGGGCTTCGAGACTTCAGTTCTGCTGTATGGGCCGGGCGTCACGCTCGGTCTGCAACGCGGCTTTCCGACGCTCGGCGACGAAGCGTTCCCCGGCCATCTGAACTTCAACAAGCAGTTGATGAAGTTCATGGAAGAGGGCGGCAAGGTGTACGCATGCCGCTTCGCATTGCAAGCGTTGTACGGGCACGGCGAGGCGTCGCTGATCGAAGGCATCCGTCCGATCAGTCCGCTCGACGTGCTCGACATCCAGCTTCTTCATCGCAAGGACAACGCGCTGATCATCCACACGTGGACGGTTTGA